From Bacteroidota bacterium:
CCGCCAAATCTTTGATTTGCCGGTTTAAAATAATTTATAAGGTAAATCAAAAATTTGGCTATTTGCAGTTTGAAAAGGTGTTGGTTAAAGCCCGCCCGCTGCATAGCCCAACGTTAAGAAAATGGCATACTTAACAAGGAGTAACTAACAAGAATACAAAACAAATTCCGATTCTTTAATTTCATATTTTTTTAAAACATATTTATGCGATTTGTATAAATAATTTTGATTTTTGATTCTTATTTTTCGCCAGGGTTTTAATTCAGATAATTGCGAAGCCGACAACAATATTTTTGCTTTTGCTTCTTTTCTCAAATTCTGGTACCAATAAATATAATCTTTAAAAAAATGGTGATACAAGCTATATACACGTCAAGATTATGGCGAAGGGCTTATTTTGTATTTGCAAAGGTTTGCGCTGCCAAATTTTCATATTCACAAGTTCCAAAAGGATAATCATTTCCATTTCCCTAAGCTATTTATTATCTGTTTTGGATAAAACAGAACAAGAAGCAAAGAAAACATTCAATACTCAATTTTCAATAAACAATTTTCAACAACAAAATTTCTATGCAAAGGCAATATTTGAATGTTGAATATTTAAAAAATATAGTATTTTGTTAAATTTTTATTTAGGGATATTAGCTAAGCAAAAACATTTAGTTATGAATAATTTATCTACTATATTGACATTATTTTTACTGTTTCTATTGGTGAGGTTGAATATTAATGCTCAACAAAAAGGCACAATAAGCGATTATGATGGAAATATTTATCAAACTATTATTATTGGAAATCAGGAATGGATGACAGAAAATCTGAAAACAACCCATTATGCTGATGGAACAGCTTTGGTTGATGGAACATATGTTGATGATATAACAGGCGATTATTCCACAAAATATTATTTTTGGTTTAATGATGATTCAGCAACTGCAGCCGGAATTTTTGGTGCCTTATATACTTGGGCTGCTGCTATGAATGATGAAACAAGCAGTTATCAAAATCCAAGCGGAGTTCAAGGGGTTTGTCCTGACAACTGGCATCTCCCAAGTGATGATGAATGGAAAGAATTAGAAATGTTTTTAGGAATGTCTCAGTCTGAGGCTGAAGGTACCGATTGGCGAGGCACTAACGAAGGCAGCAAACTTGCAGGAAATGCAAGTCTTTGGGTACAAGATGTTTTAGAAAATAATGCTGAATTTGGCACTTCCGGGTTTATTGCTATTCCTGCAGGTTTTAGAGGCATAAGTGGTACTTTTTATGATTTATTCATAAACTCAGATTTTTGGAGTGCTACAGAAGCTAATAGCTCAGAAGCCTGGAACAGAGAGCTATTCTATACTGAAACCCAGGTTGGCCGTAATAAACGTAGCAAAGCTTATGGTTTTGAAATCCGTTGTATCAAAAATGCAGGAACATCTGTGAACGATTTAGAGAAAAACAATGAAATTAATTTCTATCCAAATCCAAGCAAAGGAAGTATTCACATAAATTTAGCCAATCATAAAGAAACTAATATCTTTATTTATTCTATTGATGGAAGACTTATTCATACTGAACTAATAAGGCAAAACAAAACAAGATTGAATATTTCATACTTTGAAAAAGGAATTTATCTCATTCAAATACAAAACAATGATTATATTAAAACAAAAAAATTAGTAATAGAATGATAAAGATAGAATTACGATAAAATATTATATATGCATTTGTAAAAAAAATAAAGGAAAAGTATATCGAAAAGATAAAAGAACAAATGAAACATTCATGACAATTTATTAT
This genomic window contains:
- a CDS encoding T9SS type A sorting domain-containing protein gives rise to the protein MNNLSTILTLFLLFLLVRLNINAQQKGTISDYDGNIYQTIIIGNQEWMTENLKTTHYADGTALVDGTYVDDITGDYSTKYYFWFNDDSATAAGIFGALYTWAAAMNDETSSYQNPSGVQGVCPDNWHLPSDDEWKELEMFLGMSQSEAEGTDWRGTNEGSKLAGNASLWVQDVLENNAEFGTSGFIAIPAGFRGISGTFYDLFINSDFWSATEANSSEAWNRELFYTETQVGRNKRSKAYGFEIRCIKNAGTSVNDLEKNNEINFYPNPSKGSIHINLANHKETNIFIYSIDGRLIHTELIRQNKTRLNISYFEKGIYLIQIQNNDYIKTKKLVIE